In a genomic window of Littorina saxatilis isolate snail1 linkage group LG6, US_GU_Lsax_2.0, whole genome shotgun sequence:
- the LOC138968974 gene encoding uncharacterized protein: MKCQNCQEPLEDSAAFCPECGTQRPANRTCIHCGSPVKVKQKFCSVCGKSPELTCQCGATLKPEQKFCKGCGKKVEQSSKKPVCPECGAAIEDQGPFCPDCGAAIANTSVTSTTGTSEPPEGEAGEVEKIRSDDNVEEPSVTETKITEPVSEGASTTHVCAEIRKATASDGDAEELTSEDDDDDDDDDEEEEEESETEDVEVKQPAEGGDDVEEQVPEDHDSKQLAAKTKDCEVKEPTEGGDDVEEQVAEDLDSKQLAAKTKDGEVKEPTEGGDDVEGQVPEDLDSKQLVVKTKDGEVKKPTEGGDDVEEQVPEDLDSKQLAAKTEDGEVKESAANRADGKESTTREEGGEELLDKTGGSEAKEEDTGGTGVNGKVDGGADVTGVPEEKDKIMQDADGKKEAFVQSDTGETKPETPTAEVEPVSTNEETVDKATSETGHETNEDKEADSSTTSDEQTPASALRPGDTEQLRASENNTQAEDQREDNLQKPPEDEESHGDTEVNGARQLATENDRDGQDDSPPGGTTEPSDKQPVPVQDEQPPIALPSEETPPENNQGVPSGPDSEVPGDTNLDQQKKKEEAAAVNNVEKTQQPVTDGAGVAVQTQQAAEPVAKPPEKTPIQETGGGASVQAGGTASETDGDQEIGATGSSSNPNSKTDNTKGEDTTDDDVGDNDAFDDDGAGSSKSREGSQHRGRGEKGKARPKKPSAKERKRQRKREKKQQQQPAQAVQPSFTVSFHVVISKKFKHMEANNHRVYLSWKPDEKQQSPDDLIEMHPKGRSDGCGELYETTVEWSHLPKNPNKTCYKYCVEVDGKFEWEKLYRPKKDKKKDSVTAREPRIPTQTALQKGTWDVYDWVAYPSGMTGNLDTFFRWTGIATSARDIFYRDLAPACAMFLPSPDTIMDALCFHVDSKGQCAEDFLNTVKILRRTPPFNVSQEDVDKFIAECVETALLAPLLERVESILDREHHTVVVCVFLVLLAENTKSMLTQSNRQIVFRALLIKPDLEKKICPEIPQLSKHFPLLTRDKKTLVRKLQILLNDKRDCDPSWIYCMPLLHLLGDDCREFQPPSASEEHRTVRWWGVEKVAEKTMNFKLIKDTSRSMHEVLRPLWKAIQADQLMLRTLVATLNPRQVLDFLATEELPAEIVIASVFYQLNSNVDAREYTIQMEFVDILKKTSTMIKAKDTPTRYQLSALIIFKVCVCTLFTATTV, encoded by the exons ATGAAGTGTCAGAACTGTCAGGAGCCTCTTGAAGACAGCGCCGCCTTCTGTCCAGAATGTGGGACTCAACGGCCAGCGAACCGCACGTGTATACACTGCGGGTCGCCGGTCAAGGTGAAGCAGAAGTTCTGCTCAGTCTGTGGGAAGTCCCCCGAGCTGACGTGTCAGTGTGGAGCCACTCTGAAACCCGAGCAGAAGTTCTGCAAAGGCTGCGGCAAGAAAGTTGAACAGTCGTCCAAGAAACCTGTGTGCCCAGAGTGTGGAGCGGCTATCGAGGATCAGGGACCGTTTTGCCCTGATTGTGGAGCAGCAATAGCTAACACTTCCGTTACTTCCACTACTGGTACCAGTGAGCCACCAGAGGGAGAAGCTGGTGAGGTCGAGAAGATTCGGTCAGACGATAATGTCGAAGAGCCGTCAGTGACGGAAACCAAGATCACAGAACCAGTTTCTGAAGGAGCTAGCACCACACATGTATGTGCTGAGATCAGAAAAGCGACAGCAAGCGATGGCGATGCGGAGGAACTGACAAGTgaggatgacgatgatgatgatgatgatgatgaggaggaggaggaggagtcgGAGACTGAAGACGTTGAAGTCAAACAGCCGGCAGAAGGCGGTGATGACGTCGAGGAACAGGTGCCGGAGGACCATGACTCGAAGCAACTGGCGGCAAAAACCAAAGATTGTGAAGTCAAAGAACCGACTGAAGGTGGTGATGACGTCGAGGAACAGGTGGCCGAGGACCTTGACTCAAAGCAACTGGCAGCAAAAACCAAAGATGGTGAAGTCAAAGAACCGACTGAAGGTGGTGATGACGTCGAGGGACAGGTGCCCGAGGACCTTGACTCGAAGCAGCTGGTGGTAAAAACCAAAGACGGTGAAGTCAAAAAACCGACTGAAGGTGGTGATGACGTCGAGGAACAGGTGCCCGAGGACCTTGACTCGAAGCAACTGGCGGCAAAAACCGAAGATGGTGAAGTCAAAGAATCAGCTGCAAACCGTGCTGATGGGAAAGAATCGACAACTCGGGAGGAGGGCGGTGAAGAGTTATTGGATAAGACCGGAGGCTCTGAGGCCAAGGAAGAGGACACTGGTGGTACTGGCGTTAATGGGAAAGTAGATGGAGGTGCTGACGTCACAGGTGTTCCTgaagaaaaagataaaataatGCAGGATGCAGATGGCAAGAAAGAGGCTTTTGTTCAAAGTGATACAGGGGAAACAAAACCCGAAACACCAACAGCAGAGGTCGAGCCAGTATCGACGAATGAAGAAACTGTTGACAAAGCAACTTCCGAGACAGGACATGAAACAAACGAGGACAAAGAGGCTGACTCAAGCACCACTAGCGACGAGCAGACACCAGCTTCTGCATTACGCCCAGGAGATACTGAGCAGCTGCGGGCGTCAGAGAACAACACACAGGCAGAAGACCAGAGAGAAGACAACCTTCAAAAACCACCTGAAGATGAAGAATCACACGGGGACACGGAAGTCAACGGAGCGAGACAACTCGCAACTGAAAATGACCGGGATGGACAAGATGACTCACCACCTGGTGGCACGACAGAACCATCTGACAAACAACCCGTTCCAGTCCAGGACGAGCAACCACCCATTGCCCTACCAAGCGAAGAAACTCCGCCTGAAAACAACCAGGGTGTACCCTCAGGGCCAGACAGTGAAGTTCCAGGTGATACTAACTTGGAccaacagaagaagaaagaagaggcAGCAGCTGTCAACAACGTAGAGAAAACACAACAACCAGTAACAGATGGTGCTGGTGTGGCTGTACAAACGCAGCAAGCGGCGGAACCCGTGGCAAAGCCGCCTGAAAAGACCCCAATCCAAGAAACAGGCGGCGGGGCATCTGTCCAGGCTGGCGGGACTGCATCAGAAACAG ATGGCGATCAAGAAATAGGAGCAACGGGATCGTCGTCAAATCCGAACAGCAAAACCGATAACACTAAAGGGGAAGATACCACTGACGATGATGTTGGCGATAATGATGCTTTTGATGACGATGGCGCAGGATCTTCAAAGTCAAGAGAAGGCAGCCAGCACAGAGGTCGAGGGGAGAAAGGGAAAGCGCGTCCCAAGAAACCATCggccaaagagagaaaaagacaaagg AAACGGGAAAaaaagcaacagcagcaacctgCCCAAGC AGTACAACCATCGTTTACAGTGAGCTTCCACGTTGTCATCTCAAAGAAGTTTAAGCACATGGAAGCCAACAACCATCGTGTGTACCTGTCTTGGAAGCCTGACGAAAAACAGCAAAGTCCTGATGATTTGATTGAAATGCATCCTAAAGG GAGGAGCGACGGTTGTGGGGAATTGTACGAAACAACAGTGGAATGGAGTCATCTTCCAAAGAATCCAAATAAGACCTGCTACAAATACTGCGTTGAGGTTGATGGTAAATTCGAATGGGAAAAACTCTACCGCccaaaaaaagacaagaaaaaagacAGCGTGACTGCAAGAGAACCACGAATTCCAACTCAGACGGCTTTACAGAAAG GAACATGGGATGTGTACGACTGGGTGGCATACCCGAGCGGTATGACAGGAAATTTGGACACGTTCTTCCGCTGGACTGGAATAGCGACCTCTGCACGCGACATATTTTATCGCGACTTGGCACCAGCTTGCGCCATGTTCCTGCCATCTCCTGACACAATCATGGACGCGTTGTGTTTCCATGTTGACAGCAAGGGTCAGTGCGCAGAGGACTTTCTGAACACTGTCAAGATCCTGAGGAGGACCCCACCTTTCAACGTTAGTCAAGAAGATGTAGACAAGTTCATCGCTGAG TGTGTGGAAACAGCGCTGCTAGCTCCGCTACTTGAGCGAGTGGAATCAATCCTCGACAGAGAGCACCACACAGTGGTGGTGTGCGTGTTTCTGGTGCTGCTGGCCGAAAACACGAAGAGCATGCTTACTCAGAGCAACAGGCAGATCGTCTTCAGGGCGTTGCTCATCAAGCCAGATTTGGAGAAGAAGATCTGCCCCGAAATACCACAGCTGTCCAAGCATTTTCCTCTTCTCACGAGAGACAAAAA AACGCTTGTGAGGAAGCTTCAGATTCTTTTGAATGACAAGAGAGACTGCGACCCATCTTGGATCTACTGCATGCCATTGCTGCACCTCCTGGGAGACGACTGCCGCGAGTTCCAGCCCCCATCAGCATCAGAAGAACACCGAACTGTAAGATGGTGGGGCGTAGAGAAGGTGGCGGAAAAAACCATGAACTTCAAACTAATCAAAGACACATCAAG